One Podospora pseudopauciseta strain CBS 411.78 chromosome 4, whole genome shotgun sequence genomic window, GGGTTTGCTCAGGCGTGGTCTGGCGAGAAATAACGAGGGACTCGCGGATGCGATGGCTCAACCGGCGCTGAATGTCCTGCACCGTCTCAAACGTTGTCGTCGCCATGGTGGGCTCCTctgttgggatggggggaggtggtgggaagggggtggagatggaggtgttGCGGCGGCGGTATTCAGCCTGGGCAAACTGCTGGGCGAATAACCTCTCTTGCTCCAAAGCTTCAATCTGGGCTTGGATCGTGTCCCTTCTGCTGCGGGTAGATGAGGAGGCCGAACGCTCACGCTTGGCCTTGGAAGCCTGACGACGGAGCTTCTTAGCGGCGTAGGAAGAGATAGCTGGGTGGACAGACTCAAGAGGGCAGGTGATGGTCAGAGAGCCAAAGAAGACGGGGTGAACGTTGGCTACGTCGTAGGTATAACTAGTGGCGGCGGGGTGGAACCACTCGGAGCGAGTGATCAAACTCTTGGCCGCGAAGACGGGGTGGCGGACCGAGGAGTCAAACTTGGCAGGATAAGAAAGGGCGAGGGCCTCTTCAAGAGCGGCGTCCCactcggcggcggtggcagcgATGCGAGTAACCTTGGGGTAGCTAGCGGCAACAGCCTCGTTCAAAGCGGCGCGCCAATCGGCAAGGCTGAACTCAGGGCGGGTGgtcttcttgggcttggccTGTCCCTGAATCCAGTTGCGTTCAGTCTTGGTGACAGCCTCGAGGGTCCAAAGAGAAGTCGACTTGAGCTGCTCAAGTGGCTTGCGCTCAACAGGACGGGGGCTACGGCTCATGGAACGAGCAGCGGGCTCCTCAGTGGTGGTGCGGTAGACGGTACGGCTGGGGTCGACGGTAAAGAGACCTTGAGGCGAAGAAGATCTGCAAACGACAGGCGGGCTCCACACACCAGTAACAACCGACACTGGCTTGGATTGAATCCAGTTGCGCTCAGTCTTGACGACAGCCTCAACAGTCCAAAGAGAGGTCGAGGCAAGCTTGTCGAGGGGCTTGTGGTCAGCCGGGCGAGGGCTTCTGCTCATGTACTGAGCAGCAGGTTCCTCAGTGGTGGTCCGGAAGACAGTGCGGCTGGGGTCAACCACAAACAGACCTCCCCGCGAGGAAGATCTATCAGTGACAGGTGGGGTCCACAAGCCAGCAGAGACTGTCTTGTTCTGAATCCAGTTGCGCTCGGTCTTGCAAGCCTCGGTCTGAGCAGTCCAGAGGGAAGTCGATACCAAACTGTCGAGAGGCTTGCGCTCAGCCGGACGGGGGCTGCGGCTCATGTACTGAGCAGCAGGCTCCTCGGTGGTAGTGCGGTATACGGTGCGGTTCGAGTCAACGGCGAACAACCCACCCCGCGAAGAATCTTTATCCAATGTGACGGGTGGGCTCCACAGACCTGCAGAGACCTGCTTGACAGCGGTCTCGGCCTGGGTGGATTTGATGGGGTGGCGAGGAAACTGGGGTTGCTTGGGTGCCGAGGCCGGGGCAGCCGGCACTTGCGACTCGGCGACGGGGCCGGGCGGAGCTGGGCGGGGGTTGGAAGGCAGGCCAATCCTGGCAACAGGCTTGGACACAGGCTTCTTCTGGACTTGGGGCTCCGGCTCATAGACGGCATCATTGAGGATCGTAAGGGCATCGCTCTCGAGGGTGGCAGAATCACGCTTGCGGCTAACAACAAGCTCGCTGGGCTCAGCAAGGCCAATGACAATGGATTGCTCGCGGGAAGACTGGTCCTCATCATCGGACTCGAGCTCTTCAACATAGTCACCCAAAACAGAGTCCTCAGAGGGAACCAAACTGCTTCTAGAGGGGACGTTGTCAACCTTGAGTAGGCTGGCAATCTCCCAGAGGGTGGTCTCATCGAAGCCATCGTCGCTACCATCTTCATCAGAGTTCATGCCGTCAACgacgtcatcgtcgtcatcgtagTCATCAAAGAACGAAGAAGAGTATTCGTTGAGCTCAGTCTGCTGGGAACGGACAGGTGCACCAGAGGCCATGGTACCAGGCATGGCCATCAAGACAGGAGGGCGAGCCTGGACGGAGGCCGTGTCGGACTTTTCTCCCCAGGGGAACTGGAAGATGCCGAGAGTGCCCCTCTTATTAGGCAAGGGCTCGGGGTTCTCGATGATATCAGGGAGAAGAGTGACGCGCTTGTTGCGACGAGGCGGGCGCTGTGTCACCGGACGAGGAGCCTTCTGGGGCTGAGGCGCCGCAACCTGTGAGACACGCTTGACTGGCTCAGCTGGGGGAGCAGCTGAGGCCCAGACGGGCTTCCAGAGTCCGGTGGTGGACcggctggtgttggtgtaagGCTTGCGCCAGAGGTGGGTGCTGTGAATCTGGAGGGGCTCCGGCTCCTTTCTGGCCATGGGGCGGACAGAAAGGCTGGGGAGCACAACCTCGGTCTCAGCAACCTTGATGGGAGCAGTCCACAAAAGACCAGCAGGGGCGGAAGACCTGCTTGGCGGGGTCCAGAGCCACTCGGCCTTGGGCTGCTCCGGAGAGGGCTCGGGAGTCTGCTCGAGGCACTTCGCCGGGAGCTCTGGGACAGGGGgaacctcttcctcttccggAAGATTGATGGAGGATGCGTCAGACTCCGGGGGAGTTGGGCTCGCAAGCTGAGCTCTGGTGAGCTGCAAGAAGTTGACGCTGCTCTCGCGGAGGAGACGGGCGTCCATGTACTCCATCTGCGCCTCAGTCAAGCGCTTCTGCCACTTGCTCATCTGAGCGCTGCCAGAGTTGCGGACCGAAGGTTGCTCCTCAATCTTGGACATGCTGCTGTGCTTGGACAGGCGAGCAATGCGGGAAGCCCTGCGGTCAGATCCGATGCTCACTCTGGTGTTGGCGGTCTCGGGGACAATGTTGGCAACGCTGGCGACAGAGTCACGCTTGACAGCGGGCGAGCTGGTCTGGACGCTCGAGAGAGAGTCACGACCGATGTCGTGCTTCATCTCCTTCCAGTGATCAACCTGCATGCCCATTTCCTTTTCCATCATTTCGAGCAGGGCCAAACGCTGAGAAGGCGTGTCAGCATTGACTTCaggctcctccagcttcttgagctGGGCCTGAATCTGTTGCAGAGCGTGTTCTGGCGACTCCAGAGGGGAAGGCTCAGCGTGAACGATGACGGCCTTCTTGTTAGGGGTGCGAAGCGAAAGGGGAGTAGGGGGTGTCTTTCTGCATCCCTTCTTGCTCAAGCAGTCCTTGGAAAACGCAGGGCACTCGTCACCAACACGCCTGTGCCACTGGCTCTGAGGTGCAGGCTTGGGCGCAGAGACAGGCTCAGGGACTGGTTCAGGCTCAGGCTCCTCGGGAGCCGGAATGGTTACTTCATCGTCCACGAGCCAGGATTTCCGCATACCGAACTTGGAAAAGGTAGACGTGTCGAGCATGAAAGGCACGTCATCGCTGTTGCGAGACTCGACAACCCTGGTCTCCTCCTTGGGCTCTTCAGCAACCTGCTTAGCAGGCATccgaacagcagcagggagACCCTGAGCCGGCATGATGGCCATGGGCATGGCGTACTCGGGAGAATTCATGGAGCTCCAGTTTGTGGCTGTTCCCAAATCGTCCACAGTAGTCTCGGTCCAAGCTGAGGCTCGGATTGCAGGAATGACTGGCGAAGACTTGCGCTTGTCTTCTTGCTTGCCAGCCTCAAAGGCACTAATCCATGCCTTGCTTGTTTCGTCCGTGGCTTGGACATTTGACTCTTTCCGCGGAATCTCGTCCACTTCGAGGATGCTATCAGTCCGTACAGATGTCTTGGTGGTGCGGTTGGACACCGTCTGATTGTCGGCTTCACTTGTAGAGGAAGTAGTATCCAGGTAGGACATGGGAATTCTGGGGAGCTCGGGCACTGAGGAGGATCTGCGTCTAACGGACTTTGACCTTGGTGGGgcggggaagaggagagtCATCTTCTCGTCAAAGGTCATgctcttggtgttgttgggttgtgGCCTCGCAGGCAATCCCACGCTTCTGGGAGCAGGTGGGAGCGGGGGGAGCTGAGTAGGGCTGCCAGAAGTCGCATCCAAAATGGACTTCCTTCCCAAAAGAGAGCTGGCAGACTTGCTTCTGCGATGGCTGGGAGAAGCAATGTTATCCGGCTTTCGTGGGATAGGTCGCGGACGGTTGACGACTGAAGCAACCCTGGCCGGAGCCTTGGAAGTTGGGGCTGGCTTCGAGGGCAGAGTGTTCGCCCTGCTCATGATActtccaacagcaaccgGGTCGTGATACtcgatgttgttgatgaacaTGATGGTCTTGTGCTGTGACGAAGCACCCATCTCCTTGCCAACCTGGATGCCGCGAGCtcttgggttggttgggagaCCAATCGTGGGTCTTCTCTGGAGCGGCGTCTTGGCTGTTTCCTGAGGAGGGGTGTCGGGCGAGGGAGGCAACTGTCGCGACGGGCGGATGCCAGGTCTTTGGATCGGCTGAGGGATGTTGGCTTGCAGCAACACTGTTACTGGACGAACGTCATTTTGGGATGCCCTCGCAGGTTGAGGGGCAGGAGTCAGCTTCTCAGGGGTCCAGGGCCGTTGCTCCTCTGGCTCTGGCTGGCGTGGTGATCTACGACGAGTCTCATCACTGGCAGGAGAAAGCTGGGCCGAGGTCGTGGAGGCAGAGCTGTCGGCTTGCAGACCTCCAGGGAAGGCACTCTGACGGGACGAAACTGAAGCCACCTCCTTTCTCTTCATGCTGGCAGCCCGCTTGACGCCCTCCTCGGGAGTCAAATGCATCGACTGCACGACGGACCGGTGCGGTACCGATAggcttccctcctcctcaatcctGGTCTGTCTCCTCTCCTTATCCGCCATGATCGCCGACTGAAGATCAATAACCGTGATCTTGTTTAATGGGTTACCGTCCTCGTTAGACTGGAGGACTGGCTTGCCAATCACTGGCCTTCCCCCTGTGGAAGATGTCCTTTTTCCAAAATCGCCCCACATGCCCTTCTTCTGAGAAGCCGATCTCTCCAACTGGCGGACATATTCGGAGCTCACGGGCGGCGGCATCGCTGGTACTCCTTGGGTAGCGACGCTCATGGCGAAGGGGAACCCAGCACTGGTCTCATCCTTGGTATTTGGCACCTCTCTAGGGTTGACGAAGCTCCTCGATGAGCGGATGTTGGCCTCCTTCAAATCCTCAAACCGGCTTGGGGGATATTCCGAGTCAGCGGTCGAAATATCACGGCTGATGTTGATGCGTCTCGGTGAAGGGGCCTCGGGAAGCCCAGAGTCGGATTTCCTAGACGAGATCAAAGTCATGGCGCCAGCCGTAATGAAAACTAGAGGTTGTCAGTTGAAGGAACCAGCAAGGCAGTGTACAACTTACCGATCAGCACCAACAGTCCGCCGGCAGGGAGAGCTGTCCTAGCGGCagatgggatggtggtgatgcctaGCAACATCACAATGCTGGCAGCTGTCCAGCAAATCAGACCTAGCAAAACTGAGGTGAGAGACCTGGAGTTTGTCTTCGCAGCACCGCCACTCGAATAGGCCTTCTGGATCAGAAGAACAATGATGATAGCATCCAGAGCCAGCACAGCAACGCCGACAGGGAGAGCCGAGGTCGTCGCGAGGCAATAGTCGTCGGTCTGAGGTCGAGTGAAGCCGACAAACACGGCACCGGCGAGGAACCGGGCCAAAACGAGAATCTGGGGTAGCAACTGCACCACCGAAAGCTTGCCCCCCTTATTAGAATTCAAAGCCCACAGCAAGAACTGTTCGATCGAGAACCTCGCCAATTGGTCGAAAATAGAAGCGAAAATAACACCGATTTGACATGGCATCGATGAGCCTGTGGTATCGATGAGCGTCGTAGCAAAATCGATGGCAGCCCATAGGGCCGAAGAAATAAGAAATAATACGAGGACCAGCCTCTGGCTGTCGCGGAATACCGCAGCACCATGGCCGTTGATGTAAAGAACGAGAGCCGCCGAGGCAGCATAGACCACGCTTCCGCTATACCAGTATGTTAGCTAACCTCCTTCACGAtgtccatcctcatcctccgtcttcttcaccaccgcccacaaCAGACAACACCTCGACTCGGGATATGACACATAGAGTGGCGAGAGAACTGACAAGGTAAAGGCCCCAATGAGGGCCTGCGTAGTGGTACCGTTGTTCGCCATGATGGACGATGATTAGCAGTATAAACGAGACAGAACGAGTACAGAGAGAAACTCAAAAGGCCCAATCAATGGGGGGCAAAAGTATTAAGGTAAGAATAGAATAGAATGTTAGTTGAATGAGCGTCTCATAGTGATCGTTTCCCGCACGTCACGGCGTTGATGTTGTGAATAGTGTCAATGACAGGCAGACATGTCAGGGCCCATGCCGTGTCGTGCCAAACAAACAGAAGGAGAGCAAAaggcaaaggaaaagagaaaagagaggcgGTTCTCGAAGAGAGTCCCGGCCGGGGCTGCTGGTGCAACGCTTGACGGTCAACGCCCCCGGATCAGCTGGGTTCCTCGCGGGGTGGGATGGCGGACATGGGACAGTGGAGAAGGGGCTGATGAGAGGAGGTAGCAGAGAGGCTGCCAAGGCAGAGCTTGTCGCGCTTGTTACAGAGCCCCCCTAATCGCCATCCAGTCAAGGCCCGCGGCGAAAAGTTCCGTCTGGACTTCGCTTGCAAAATCGTTTCCTTTGGTAAACGGGAGCTAAGCCCAGTCTCGCCATCTGTTGTTCATGCTGGCGCGAGGCATGGGCAGGCATTGGACGAGAGGCGAGGCTGACAAGGCCAATGCTCGGCGGTTGCATCGTAACCCCGTCCTTGGTGTTTCACTTGAAACCTGAGATGTCGCATCTCGCACAGACTCATTGCAGAAACTTCAGCATCTGGCAGTAGCGATAAAAAAAGAGTAAAAAGAGGGGAGACCCTGTCGTCGTCGCTTCTTTTCTCCATGGCTTGGGATGCCCAGTCTGTCGTCCCGAACGGGCTGTCCGTGTGCCCAAGCagctgggaggaggatgccagTTGGATGGGCAGACGCTGTGACTCGTGACGAGGATAGCTAACTGTAAAAGGGCGGCGAAACAGCCATCAGGCGCTGGATGATGTGACGATGTGTGTGTCTGTCTATGAGCGTTGATAGGATAATTGCTTCGTCATCGCCCGCGGCCGAGTTTGGTGGGAATGGAACACATTTGCAACGCGCCCTGGGGTTGGTCTTTGTGTGGAGTGATATGCTGTGTATCTCCAGAATCCATCCGAGGGCCTACTTAAAGGCTCATGTATAAGACTGAGGTGAGCCTTCTGGTGCACGATGTTGGACGCGTCTAAGCAGCGGGACCACCCCTCCCGGTCGTTAACAGAGAGCTTATCGAAGAATGCACGGACCTTCTGCTGCTTGCACTGATAAGGGAGCTGTGGATAACTGATAAGCTTCAGTGACTATCTCTTGACATCCAAGTCAACAACATCCTAAAGGCTTTAGAACTTGAACTGTTCGCCTTGCAATTCAATCAGTGTTATTCATTAATCTCAGTATACAACTTCCAAGGATTATTTTCAGTCACCAAGCATTTAACCCACAACTTATCATTTAGTCACCGGCCGCCTGCCATTCAAAGCCAAGGTGTTCCAATAGCCTCAAGATGGAGTGTGTCATGATTTAACCGCTCTTGCCTGGCACGAGATTCATTCGCCGACGAGATCTAAAACATGAACACATCAAGGTCACAACAGCCGCGTACAATTATCAGCCTTGACTACGTCTTTTAACGAAACGAAACAGCAACCCTCACACAGTGTCCCTCATAGTCCTGTCATGAGTGAGGGGTAACAATGAGGGGTTGAGGCTCCAAGTCGTAGCTCTCTGGAATACCTACTTCGTAATAGGAGGTGACCCGAGTAAACTACAAGGCCTATTTCATCCCGAGTCTCATTATGTCGACGATCCAACGGCCCGGACCGGTAGGCCAATCCGATGACCTGTATGCCGACGGCAAAGTCATGACAAAGGCGCAATTCTGGCCGCATATTCCACCACCGGCTCGCAGTCATCAGAAAGGCGTACCGATATGTAGACCAGCCCCATCGGCATCTCAACGCCGTGTTCTCGGAAAGCAGCGGTCCACGGAGCAGCCGATGGCTCCCGAGGAGGGGTTCGCATCCGGGACCAATCATTTTATCGCCATTTCCAGTTCCTACATCTCCATGAATGATGTTATCTCGTGCTTGAAGATAAAATAGATACCCACAACAAATACATCTTGAGCCACTGTGTCATTTGCTTAGTATTTACCTGTCTCGGTGATGCTAACCGTCCGTGTTAGTCTCGAGGTAACCGAGTTGGCATCAGACCAACAAATCTCGTATCACATCtacacatcaccaacaccgacgGGGATAAATGACTGTATTCCCTGACTCATTGTAACCACACGTCTGTCTCATAAGCATTAGGATCACGTATAAGACTCTCGTCATCCTCTCCTACTCACGAGCCTGTTTATACCCATCCCAATCATCTCACAacccctcgcctccctcaagGTCCCtcacaccaccgccaacatgCCTCGTCAAGACCTCGAATATCCAAAAGAAGCTCACAACACCGTGAAGCGCTACAACCACCTAGGTCagtcccccccccttttttttttttttttcccctccaaccaacaccaacaaactAACCATCCCCCCAGCTGAATACTCCCTCCGAACAATCCACTCCATAATcaactccacccccctcctccacatctccttcaacacccccaacaccccctacCCAGCCACAATTCCCATGATCGGCCAAATGGGCTCCTTCGACCGCCCCTCAGCCGACCTAGGTGACGTCCTAGACCTCTACATCCACGGCTACATCTCGGCCcgcctcaccaacctcacccgcACACCCTCGggcctccccatcaccgTCTCCGCCTCCACAGTCgacggcctcctcctctccctcacccccttctcccacgGGTACAACTTCCGCTCCGCCGTCCTGTTCGGACACGCCACCGTCGTGACAGACCCGGCAGAGAAGCTTTACGCAATGGAGCTCATCACGAATAAGGTGGTTCCAAACCGGTGGAACGAGGCCCGGACACCGCCGACGGCCGGCGAGATGGCTGCCACGGCGGTGATGAAAGTCAAGATTGATACCGGCAGCGCCAAGGTGAGGACGGGGCCGCCGAAAGATGACAAGGGTGATTTGGAGaatgaggaggtgagggagaagg contains:
- a CDS encoding hypothetical protein (EggNog:ENOG503NX0D; COG:S) encodes the protein MPRQDLEYPKEAHNTVKRYNHLAEYSLRTIHSIINSTPLLHISFNTPNTPYPATIPMIGQMGSFDRPSADLGDVLDLYIHGYISARLTNLTRTPSGLPITVSASTVDGLLLSLTPFSHGYNFRSAVLFGHATVVTDPAEKLYAMELITNKVVPNRWNEARTPPTAGEMAATAVMKVKIDTGSAKVRTGPPKDDKGDLENEEVREKVWVGTVPVYTVLGEPKVAEYNLAEEVPKTLVEWRKEVNQDAKEYAELAAVKNLAPEKKKQDDN
- a CDS encoding hypothetical protein (EggNog:ENOG503P032; COG:U), with the protein product MANNGTTTQALIGAFTFGSVVYAASAALVLYINGHGAAVFRDSQRLVLVLFLISSALWAAIDFATTLIDTTGSSMPCQIGVIFASIFDQLARFSIEQFLLWALNSNKGGKLSVVQLLPQILVLARFLAGAVFVGFTRPQTDDYCLATTSALPVGVAVLALDAIIIVLLIQKAYSSGGAAKTNSRSLTSVLLGLICWTAASIVMLLGITTIPSAARTALPAGGLLVLIVFITAGAMTLISSRKSDSGLPEAPSPRRINISRDISTADSEYPPSRFEDLKEANIRSSRSFVNPREVPNTKDETSAGFPFAMSVATQGVPAMPPPVSSEYVRQLERSASQKKGMWGDFGKRTSSTGGRPVIGKPVLQSNEDGNPLNKITVIDLQSAIMADKERRQTRIEEEGSLSVPHRSVVQSMHLTPEEGVKRAASMKRKEVASVSSRQSAFPGGLQADSSASTTSAQLSPASDETRRRSPRQPEPEEQRPWTPEKLTPAPQPARASQNDVRPVTVLLQANIPQPIQRPGIRPSRQLPPSPDTPPQETAKTPLQRRPTIGLPTNPRARGIQVGKEMGASSQHKTIMFINNIEYHDPVAVGSIMSRANTLPSKPAPTSKAPARVASVVNRPRPIPRKPDNIASPSHRRSKSASSLLGRKSILDATSGSPTQLPPLPPAPRSVGLPARPQPNNTKSMTFDEKMTLLFPAPPRSKSVRRRSSSVPELPRIPMSYLDTTSSTSEADNQTVSNRTTKTSVRTDSILEVDEIPRKESNVQATDETSKAWISAFEAGKQEDKRKSSPVIPAIRASAWTETTVDDLGTATNWSSMNSPEYAMPMAIMPAQGLPAAVRMPAKQVAEEPKEETRVVESRNSDDVPFMLDTSTFSKFGMRKSWLVDDEVTIPAPEEPEPEPVPEPVSAPKPAPQSQWHRRVGDECPAFSKDCLSKKGCRKTPPTPLSLRTPNKKAVIVHAEPSPLESPEHALQQIQAQLKKLEEPEVNADTPSQRLALLEMMEKEMGMQVDHWKEMKHDIGRDSLSSVQTSSPAVKRDSVASVANIVPETANTRVSIGSDRRASRIARLSKHSSMSKIEEQPSVRNSGSAQMSKWQKRLTEAQMEYMDARLLRESSVNFLQLTRAQLASPTPPESDASSINLPEEEEVPPVPELPAKCLEQTPEPSPEQPKAEWLWTPPSRSSAPAGLLWTAPIKVAETEVVLPSLSVRPMARKEPEPLQIHSTHLWRKPYTNTSRSTTGLWKPVWASAAPPAEPVKRVSQVAAPQPQKAPRPVTQRPPRRNKRVTLLPDIIENPEPLPNKRGTLGIFQFPWGEKSDTASVQARPPVLMAMPGTMASGAPVRSQQTELNEYSSSFFDDYDDDDDVVDGMNSDEDGSDDGFDETTLWEIASLLKVDNVPSRSSLVPSEDSVLGDYVEELESDDEDQSSREQSIVIGLAEPSELVVSRKRDSATLESDALTILNDAVYEPEPQVQKKPVSKPVARIGLPSNPRPAPPGPVAESQVPAAPASAPKQPQFPRHPIKSTQAETAVKQVSAGLWSPPVTLDKDSSRGGLFAVDSNRTVYRTTTEEPAAQYMSRSPRPAERKPLDSLVSTSLWTAQTEACKTERNWIQNKTVSAGLWTPPVTDRSSSRGGLFVVDPSRTVFRTTTEEPAAQYMSRSPRPADHKPLDKLASTSLWTVEAVVKTERNWIQSKPVSVVTGVWSPPVVCRSSSPQGLFTVDPSRTVYRTTTEEPAARSMSRSPRPVERKPLEQLKSTSLWTLEAVTKTERNWIQGQAKPKKTTRPEFSLADWRAALNEAVAASYPKVTRIAATAAEWDAALEEALALSYPAKFDSSVRHPVFAAKSLITRSEWFHPAATSYTYDVANVHPVFFGSLTITCPLESVHPAISSYAAKKLRRQASKAKRERSASSSTRSRRDTIQAQIEALEQERLFAQQFAQAEYRRRNTSISTPFPPPPPIPTEEPTMATTTFETVQDIQRRLSHRIRESLVISRQTTPEQTPVSTPARTHSRSKPSASRSHKSSRSKVPAVVPTKPAATLWAPPAAMAVIPSQQMWGLAKGVNTPTVDGAVEDAESAARRQKGRKTIQKKARKVEILGQIRAVKRGEDPFERFEGQGLWAAVPVVEKKSEVDWLHKVCVAKPVVEMKVGRERRRTSVSLVPIPERREVVSEEESWRAGHGRGESKGSKVVLRY